Proteins from a single region of Candidatus Poribacteria bacterium:
- a CDS encoding CPBP family intramembrane metalloprotease — MRRSTSIESFRAIGARTAFILILTPVFLTLHAYFARPNFFRRMILPWLFRAHPSIAASDHAGALAYYYWFTATSISLLALPLLSAYLIPGERYLGFRPQKVRFGLIAVLALYLLMLPLLLLASRSPSFQTRYPLCKSAAAHLNVLIAYELLYGLYMFSWEFFFRGYMLFGLERDLGSGYAVLIQTIPFVLMHIGKPFPEAFGSIFAGVILGILAIETRTFIFGALLHWMVAASLDLMVISMGGSQG; from the coding sequence ATGCGGAGGAGTACATCTATTGAGAGCTTCAGGGCCATTGGGGCGAGGACGGCCTTCATACTGATTTTGACGCCGGTGTTCCTGACGTTACATGCCTATTTCGCCAGGCCGAACTTCTTCCGGAGGATGATATTACCGTGGCTGTTTCGAGCCCATCCATCAATCGCAGCATCCGATCATGCGGGGGCTTTGGCCTACTATTACTGGTTCACCGCCACCTCGATCTCGCTTCTGGCGCTCCCTCTCCTCTCCGCCTATCTGATTCCCGGGGAGAGATATCTGGGATTCAGACCCCAGAAGGTCAGATTCGGCCTTATCGCCGTCCTCGCTCTCTACCTTCTCATGCTTCCGCTTCTCCTTCTCGCCTCTCGATCTCCTTCCTTCCAGACCAGATATCCGCTATGCAAATCCGCTGCCGCCCATCTGAATGTGCTGATCGCCTATGAGCTTCTCTACGGGCTTTACATGTTCTCATGGGAGTTCTTCTTCAGAGGATATATGCTCTTCGGGCTTGAGCGAGATCTGGGGAGCGGATATGCCGTTTTGATCCAGACCATACCCTTCGTTCTCATGCATATCGGCAAACCGTTCCCCGAAGCCTTCGGCTCGATCTTCGCCGGGGTGATCTTAGGAATTTTGGCGATCGAGACCAGGACGTTTATCTTCGGCGCATTGTTACACTGGATGGTTGCGGCCTCATTGGATCTGATGGTCATAAGTATGGGAGGTTCACAAGGATGA
- the pfkA gene encoding 6-phosphofructokinase: MRVKRIGLFTSGGDAPGMNACVRAVVRTAIYHGLEVIGILRGYAGMIKGEMIEMNLSSVSNIIQRGGTILKTARSEEFMREEGRAEAARNLREWNIDALVAIGGDGTYRGASRLSREHGIPVVGVPGTIDNDIYGTDFTIGYDTAINTAMDAIDRIRDTAASHERIFFIEVMGRESGFIALEVGVAGGAEAILIPEVETDIDEMCRMLMRGRARGKTSSIVIVAEGNRSGGAYEVAEKVKERTGLDYRVTVLGHIQRGGSPTVRDRVLASKLGSAAVEALLKDKFNVMVGEINGQVELTPLDMIWTHKKQVDLSLYKLAGILSI; this comes from the coding sequence ATGAGGGTTAAAAGGATAGGTCTTTTCACAAGCGGCGGAGACGCTCCTGGAATGAACGCATGTGTGAGGGCCGTCGTCCGAACCGCCATATATCATGGGCTTGAGGTCATTGGAATTCTGAGGGGATATGCCGGTATGATCAAAGGTGAGATGATCGAGATGAACCTCTCCTCAGTCTCGAACATCATTCAGCGCGGCGGGACGATATTGAAAACCGCTCGATCGGAGGAGTTCATGAGAGAGGAGGGCCGGGCGGAGGCGGCGAGAAATCTGAGGGAGTGGAACATAGATGCCCTCGTGGCCATCGGCGGCGACGGAACATACCGCGGAGCTAGCAGGCTCTCACGGGAACACGGGATTCCCGTCGTCGGCGTCCCCGGCACCATAGATAACGACATATACGGAACCGATTTCACCATCGGATATGACACCGCCATCAACACCGCCATGGACGCCATAGATAGAATACGCGATACGGCTGCCTCACACGAGAGGATATTCTTCATCGAGGTGATGGGGCGTGAGTCGGGATTCATCGCCCTGGAGGTCGGTGTGGCGGGCGGCGCGGAGGCGATCCTGATACCCGAGGTCGAAACCGATATAGATGAGATGTGCCGGATGCTCATGCGGGGAAGGGCAAGAGGTAAAACCAGCTCCATAGTGATAGTGGCTGAGGGGAACAGATCTGGAGGAGCATATGAGGTGGCCGAGAAGGTCAAGGAGAGGACAGGATTGGATTACAGGGTGACGGTTCTGGGACATATCCAGCGGGGCGGTTCACCCACCGTCAGGGATAGAGTCCTGGCCAGCAAGCTCGGCTCGGCCGCCGTCGAGGCGCTTCTGAAGGACAAATTCAACGTCATGGTCGGAGAGATCAACGGTCAGGTGGAATTAACGCCGCTCGATATGATATGGACCCACAAAAAACAGGTGGATCTCTCCCTTTACAAACTCGCCGGTATCCTCTCGATCTGA
- a CDS encoding MFS transporter, with amino-acid sequence MKGRERLSGLPYASFYFISFSSIGVLVVYMNLYLKRAGLSDSQLGTAAAIPSLLTVLSPPIWGFLADSIRDMRRLMPILFLGAAITFPAMLLTDNYYALLALVVLTSFFYTPVIPLIDAMTLGYISRSGGDYGRLRLWGSVGFIVSTLLFKLILSDGTYETKGGIGYGLLPVFIYFIAFRLMGTGWAFLVPKPTKPETRSKLRWRDLGGYITLNLALTLTVAFIARAAMQSYYVFFSIYLDKLGVPDSSKGIFWAMGVASEVGMMVVIGRLIERIGIKRTILLGVAGVATRLLLYSLRLPVWWIIPVQAFHALTFTAFHVGLVNFMNRSLPERVRASGQTLYNSVVWGLGGMVGAKICGEISQAFGLFALFRIGSIMALFGLILGALFMREPLPSAER; translated from the coding sequence ATGAAGGGACGTGAACGCCTTTCTGGATTGCCCTATGCCTCCTTTTACTTCATCTCCTTCAGCTCCATAGGGGTTCTGGTCGTCTACATGAACCTCTATCTGAAGAGGGCCGGTCTCAGCGATTCCCAGCTCGGCACGGCGGCCGCCATCCCGTCCCTCCTGACCGTTCTATCCCCGCCGATATGGGGATTTCTGGCCGATTCGATCCGCGATATGCGTAGGCTGATGCCCATACTTTTTTTAGGTGCTGCCATTACATTTCCCGCCATGCTGCTGACGGACAACTACTACGCCCTGCTCGCTCTAGTAGTGCTGACCTCCTTCTTCTACACGCCCGTCATACCGCTCATAGATGCGATGACACTGGGATACATATCCAGATCGGGCGGGGATTACGGACGGCTGAGGCTGTGGGGCTCGGTGGGGTTCATCGTCTCAACCCTGCTGTTCAAGTTGATACTCTCGGACGGCACGTATGAGACCAAAGGCGGGATAGGCTATGGGTTGCTCCCGGTCTTCATCTACTTCATCGCCTTCAGGCTTATGGGGACCGGATGGGCCTTTCTGGTTCCCAAACCGACGAAGCCGGAGACGAGGTCAAAGCTGAGATGGCGGGATCTGGGAGGATATATAACGCTCAACTTGGCGCTTACCTTGACCGTCGCCTTCATCGCCCGGGCGGCGATGCAATCCTACTATGTCTTTTTCTCCATCTACCTCGATAAACTCGGCGTGCCGGACAGCTCCAAGGGTATCTTCTGGGCGATGGGCGTGGCCTCAGAGGTGGGGATGATGGTCGTGATCGGCAGGCTGATTGAGAGGATCGGGATCAAGCGGACGATCCTGTTGGGTGTGGCGGGCGTGGCCACTAGATTGCTCCTCTACTCTCTCAGACTCCCCGTCTGGTGGATAATCCCCGTCCAGGCCTTCCACGCCCTTACCTTCACCGCCTTCCACGTCGGGCTGGTGAATTTCATGAACAGATCCCTACCCGAGAGGGTTCGGGCAAGCGGCCAGACGCTGTATAACTCGGTGGTATGGGGATTGGGAGGGATGGTAGGGGCAAAGATATGCGGGGAGATATCTCAGGCCTTCGGCCTCTTCGCACTTTTCAGGATCGGCTCGATCATGGCTCTGTTCGGCCTGATCCTGGGGGCTCTCTTTATGAGAGAACCCCTCCCGTCGGCCGAACGTTAA
- a CDS encoding carbon-nitrogen hydrolase family protein, whose translation MSRYVRVSSISFGGAGGGSVEEKVERNLKSALEWIDRAAFDKPDIIVLPEIFPSAGVGSDGWIETAQPVPGPITEAVGEKARRYNTYIVCPMVERKEGRIYNSAVLIDRKGQPMGSYHKIHPTIGEIETGITPGTEPVVFQTDFGRIGCAICFDLNFRDVIEGLKAKGAEAIFFASMYRGGLQLSIWAFDFGVWMISATPGEMSAIVDPLGRVKALSWNYERIISKVINLDYAVLHIDYNYEKWKEIKAKYGSGVELDVSAPEGVFCMYSHMPDLTVRQIMEEFGLESREEYFARANRIREKALEKG comes from the coding sequence ATGTCCAGATATGTCCGTGTTTCAAGCATATCGTTCGGCGGAGCTGGAGGAGGTTCCGTCGAGGAGAAGGTGGAGCGTAATTTAAAAAGCGCGCTGGAATGGATCGATCGGGCGGCATTCGATAAGCCCGACATCATCGTCCTACCGGAGATCTTCCCCTCCGCAGGGGTGGGATCAGACGGGTGGATTGAGACGGCCCAGCCGGTCCCCGGTCCTATAACCGAGGCGGTCGGCGAAAAAGCCAGAAGGTACAACACATACATCGTCTGCCCGATGGTCGAGAGGAAGGAAGGGAGGATATATAACTCAGCCGTCCTCATAGATCGTAAGGGCCAACCTATGGGAAGCTATCACAAAATCCATCCCACCATCGGCGAGATCGAGACAGGAATCACCCCGGGAACTGAGCCCGTCGTATTCCAGACCGATTTCGGCAGGATAGGATGCGCGATATGTTTCGATCTGAACTTCAGAGATGTGATCGAGGGGCTTAAGGCCAAAGGTGCGGAGGCGATCTTCTTCGCCTCGATGTATCGAGGAGGATTGCAGCTTTCGATATGGGCCTTCGATTTCGGGGTGTGGATGATATCGGCCACCCCTGGCGAGATGAGCGCCATAGTCGATCCCCTCGGCAGGGTCAAGGCCCTATCGTGGAATTACGAGAGGATCATCTCGAAGGTCATAAACCTCGACTACGCCGTCCTCCACATAGATTACAACTATGAGAAATGGAAGGAGATCAAGGCGAAATACGGGAGCGGCGTGGAGCTGGATGTGTCGGCTCCGGAGGGCGTCTTCTGTATGTACTCCCATATGCCCGACCTGACCGTCCGACAGATCATGGAGGAATTCGGGCTGGAGAGCAGGGAGGAGTACTTCGCGAGGGCCAACCGGATCAGGGAAAAGGCTCTGGAAAAGGGGTGA
- a CDS encoding argininosuccinate synthase produces MEGIKKIVLAYSGGLDTSVILKWLQERYGAEVIAFTADLGQGDDLERIREKAVRIGASKVYVEDLREEFVYKYVFPALKAGAVYESKYMLATALGRPLIAKKLVEIAEEEDADAVAHGCTGKGNDQVRFEVTVSALNPDLKVLAPVREWEMGSREEEIEYALERGIPVDATKKSPYSVDLNLWGRSIECGVLEDPWIEPPEEVYKLTVSPEAAPDKPTYVEVDFHEGVPIALNGREMNGVELIEKLNEIAGKNGVGRVDLVENRLVGIKSREIYECPAATVLFTALRGLEELTIDRETRHFKGMLSERYAELVYYGLWHHPLREAIDSFMSSIHRGTTGTVRLKLYKGNCILVGRRSPNSLYDYSLATYDRGDMFDHKAANGFIKLWGLPLKIKAMVDSRSKKNL; encoded by the coding sequence ATGGAAGGCATTAAAAAGATCGTTTTGGCTTATTCGGGAGGACTGGACACATCCGTTATCCTGAAATGGCTTCAGGAGAGGTATGGTGCGGAGGTTATAGCCTTCACGGCGGATCTCGGTCAGGGAGATGATCTTGAGAGGATAAGGGAAAAGGCGGTGAGGATCGGCGCCAGTAAGGTTTACGTGGAGGATCTGCGGGAGGAGTTCGTCTACAAATACGTCTTCCCGGCTCTGAAGGCAGGAGCGGTTTACGAGTCGAAATATATGCTTGCCACCGCCTTGGGCAGGCCCTTAATCGCTAAAAAGCTCGTCGAGATCGCCGAGGAGGAAGATGCCGACGCCGTAGCTCATGGCTGCACGGGAAAGGGCAACGACCAGGTGAGGTTTGAGGTAACCGTCTCGGCTCTCAATCCCGATCTGAAGGTGCTCGCCCCCGTGCGCGAATGGGAGATGGGGTCCAGGGAAGAGGAGATCGAATACGCGTTGGAGCGTGGCATCCCCGTTGACGCCACGAAGAAAAGCCCCTACAGCGTCGATCTGAACTTGTGGGGCAGAAGCATCGAGTGCGGCGTACTGGAAGATCCGTGGATCGAACCTCCCGAGGAGGTATATAAGCTCACCGTCTCACCTGAGGCTGCCCCCGATAAGCCAACCTACGTCGAGGTGGATTTTCACGAAGGGGTCCCAATAGCCCTCAACGGCAGGGAGATGAACGGCGTCGAACTGATCGAGAAGCTGAACGAGATAGCGGGGAAAAACGGCGTCGGCAGGGTGGATCTGGTGGAAAACAGGCTTGTGGGGATAAAATCGCGGGAGATATACGAATGCCCCGCCGCCACCGTGCTCTTCACAGCACTGAGGGGACTCGAGGAGCTGACAATCGACAGGGAAACACGACATTTCAAAGGGATGCTCTCCGAGAGGTATGCCGAGCTGGTCTATTACGGCCTCTGGCATCATCCGCTCAGAGAGGCTATAGATTCATTTATGAGTTCCATACATCGCGGCACCACCGGCACGGTTAGGCTTAAGCTTTATAAGGGTAACTGTATACTTGTCGGCAGGAGATCCCCGAATTCCCTTTACGATTACTCGCTGGCGACCTATGATCGCGGGGATATGTTCGATCACAAGGCCGCTAACGGGTTCATTAAGCTCTGGGGTCTGCCCCTCAAGATCAAGGCGATGGTGGACTCACGGAGCAAAAAGAACCTATAA